A genome region from Streptomyces antimycoticus includes the following:
- a CDS encoding cytidine deaminase, with protein sequence MSRAYAPYSDFPVGAAALVDDGRTVSGCNVENAAYGVALCAECGLISSLVATGGGRLTAFTCCDREGAVLMPCGRCRQLLWEHGGPELQMDTLTGIRPLAELLPDAFGPADLRRAAAHG encoded by the coding sequence ATGTCCCGGGCCTACGCCCCCTACTCGGACTTCCCGGTGGGCGCCGCCGCGCTCGTCGACGACGGCCGCACGGTCAGCGGCTGCAATGTGGAGAACGCGGCGTACGGCGTCGCGCTGTGCGCCGAATGCGGTCTGATCTCCTCCCTCGTCGCCACCGGCGGCGGCCGGCTCACCGCCTTCACCTGCTGCGACCGCGAGGGCGCCGTGCTGATGCCCTGCGGCCGCTGCCGTCAGCTGCTGTGGGAGCACGGCGGCCCCGAGCTCCAGATGGACACCCTCACGGGCATCCGCCCGCTCGCCGAGCTCCTCCCGGACGCCTTCGGCCCCGCCGATCTGCGCCGCGCCGCCGCCCACGGCTGA
- a CDS encoding ABC transporter permease, with protein MKKLDKERVLLAVAAPVLALAAAFVVTALVLLATGKEPFNAFGIMFDYGVKADSQVYILNKATTYYLAGLAVAIGFRMNLFNIGVDGQYRLAAFFAAVVGGALELPGLVQIPLILLVAMLVGAMWASIAGLLKVYRGVSEVISTIMLNSLSGILISYLLVDGRLADLDKQTNIVATDPLPSSSHFFTFPAGGDLDPIWGFIVVAALAGVGFWFLLGRTRFGFDLRAVGRSESAAQASGVNVKRMVLTSMVLSGAMAGLIGMPTLLNDTHQFTSDFPTGIGFTGIAIALLGRNNPVGIALAAVLWGFLERGANRLEFEGYDKEIVGVMQGVIVLCVVIAYELVRRYGLKRQQQRVGAELAAQARADKGIDKTEVAVP; from the coding sequence ATGAAGAAGCTGGACAAGGAGCGGGTGCTGCTCGCGGTCGCCGCCCCGGTGCTGGCGCTCGCCGCCGCGTTCGTGGTGACCGCGCTGGTGCTGCTGGCGACCGGCAAGGAGCCGTTCAACGCCTTCGGCATCATGTTCGACTACGGGGTGAAGGCCGACAGCCAGGTCTACATCCTCAACAAGGCGACGACGTACTACCTGGCGGGGCTCGCGGTGGCCATCGGCTTCCGGATGAACCTCTTCAACATCGGCGTCGACGGCCAGTACCGGCTCGCCGCCTTCTTCGCCGCCGTCGTCGGCGGGGCACTGGAGCTGCCGGGGCTGGTGCAGATCCCGCTGATCCTCCTGGTCGCCATGCTCGTCGGCGCCATGTGGGCATCCATCGCCGGTCTGCTGAAGGTCTACCGGGGCGTCAGCGAGGTGATCAGCACCATCATGCTGAACTCCCTCTCCGGCATCCTCATCAGCTATCTGCTGGTGGACGGGCGGCTGGCCGACCTCGACAAGCAGACCAACATCGTGGCCACCGACCCGCTGCCGTCCTCCAGCCACTTCTTCACCTTCCCGGCGGGCGGCGACCTCGACCCCATCTGGGGCTTCATCGTCGTCGCGGCGCTCGCCGGCGTCGGCTTCTGGTTCCTGCTCGGGCGCACCCGGTTCGGCTTCGACCTGCGCGCGGTGGGCCGCTCCGAGTCCGCCGCCCAGGCCAGCGGCGTCAACGTCAAGCGCATGGTGCTCACCAGCATGGTGCTCTCGGGCGCGATGGCCGGTCTGATCGGCATGCCGACCCTGCTCAACGACACCCACCAGTTCACCTCCGACTTCCCGACCGGCATCGGCTTCACCGGTATCGCCATCGCGCTGCTCGGCCGCAACAACCCGGTCGGCATCGCGCTGGCCGCCGTGCTGTGGGGCTTCCTGGAGCGCGGCGCCAACCGCCTGGAGTTCGAGGGCTACGACAAGGAAATCGTCGGCGTGATGCAGGGCGTGATCGTCCTGTGTGTCGTCATCGCGTACGAACTGGTGCGCCGCTACGGGCTCAAGCGCCAGCAGCAGAGGGTCGGCGCGGAGCTCGCCGCCCAGGCCAGGGCCGACAAGGGCATCGACAAGACGGAGGTGGCGGTGCCGTGA
- a CDS encoding DUF6716 putative glycosyltransferase, whose protein sequence is MLADSDTRWKWGALTAHRLVPDESGSASGRRLDGFLLRGRATPTARQLTEVGVRADAMREVTGVEFVRAVDRERYDVIVLSLVGGAVQAMLHGLRHAWQDDERRPVVVTGYVGVVYEKLADGLLLRHGADVVLANSRHDADRFRDVYTGVGADGNSVVECALPFLGGDRYDPKARLGRKYPGGTVVFAVQPSVPDNRADRTYLLRRAVEHARRHPDREVVVKLRSKPGEHTTHIEELPYQKLIAKFGDDLPANFRLAYGNMGEVLDTADLLVTVSSTAALESLHRSIPTAVLTDLGVRETLGNHHFLGSGCLASWDQLDAGHLPEPNAEWLSRQGVAADGPYETWFDAARERVAELAAAPTLPPLAPFYTPTTAPGYLPGRLARYGFEPDGSPRPGASAEDEAQVSALRRVVRNTMREAARGAYRHGVQRVAPVIRRMGEL, encoded by the coding sequence GTGCTCGCCGACTCCGACACCCGGTGGAAATGGGGCGCGCTCACCGCGCATCGCCTCGTACCGGACGAGTCGGGTTCAGCCTCGGGCCGTCGCCTCGACGGCTTCCTGCTGCGCGGCCGCGCCACGCCGACCGCCCGGCAGCTCACCGAGGTCGGGGTGCGCGCCGACGCGATGCGCGAGGTCACGGGCGTGGAATTCGTACGGGCGGTGGACCGCGAGCGCTATGACGTGATCGTGCTCTCCCTGGTCGGCGGCGCCGTCCAGGCCATGCTGCACGGACTGCGCCACGCCTGGCAGGACGACGAGCGCCGCCCCGTGGTCGTCACCGGCTATGTCGGTGTCGTCTACGAGAAGCTGGCCGACGGTCTGCTGCTGCGCCACGGCGCCGATGTGGTGCTGGCCAACTCCCGCCATGACGCGGACCGCTTCCGCGACGTCTACACGGGCGTCGGCGCCGACGGGAACAGCGTCGTCGAATGCGCGCTGCCCTTCCTCGGCGGCGACCGCTACGACCCGAAGGCGCGCCTGGGGCGGAAGTACCCCGGTGGCACGGTCGTCTTCGCCGTCCAGCCGTCCGTCCCGGACAACCGCGCCGACCGCACCTATCTGCTGCGCCGCGCGGTGGAGCACGCGCGCCGCCATCCGGACCGCGAGGTCGTGGTCAAGCTGCGCAGCAAGCCGGGCGAGCACACCACGCATATCGAAGAGCTTCCCTACCAGAAGCTGATCGCCAAGTTCGGCGACGATCTGCCCGCCAACTTCCGGCTCGCCTACGGGAACATGGGCGAGGTCCTGGACACCGCGGACCTGCTGGTCACGGTCAGCTCCACGGCCGCCCTGGAGTCGCTGCACCGCTCCATACCGACCGCCGTCCTCACCGACCTCGGGGTGCGGGAGACGCTCGGCAACCACCACTTCCTCGGCTCCGGCTGTCTCGCCTCCTGGGACCAGCTCGACGCCGGGCACCTGCCGGAGCCGAACGCCGAGTGGCTCAGCCGCCAGGGCGTCGCCGCCGACGGGCCGTACGAGACCTGGTTCGACGCCGCGCGGGAGCGGGTCGCCGAGCTGGCCGCCGCACCGACCCTCCCGCCGCTCGCCCCCTTCTACACCCCCACCACCGCGCCCGGTTATCTGCCCGGCCGGCTCGCCCGGTACGGCTTCGAGCCGGACGGCTCGCCCCGCCCCGGGGCCTCGGCCGAGGACGAGGCGCAGGTCTCGGCGCTGCGGCGGGTGGTGCGCAACACGATGCGCGAAGCGGCCCGCGGTGCCTACCGCCACGGCGTGCAGCGGGTGGCCCCGGTCATCCGGCGAATGGGGGAGCTGTGA
- a CDS encoding N-acetylneuraminate synthase family protein, giving the protein MSSNSRLRTLGDKIAGPGHPVYVTGEIGINHNGDLENAFKLIDVAAEAGCDAVKFQKRTPEICTPRDQWDIERDTPWGRMTYIDYRHRVEFGEDEYTAISEHCKKRGIDWFASPWDTEAVAFLEKFDVPAHKVASASLTDDELLRALRATGRTVILSTGMSTPKQIRHAVEVLGSDNILLCHATSTYPAKAEELNLRVINTLQAEYPNVPIGYSGHETGLQTTLAAVALGAAFVERHITLDRAMWGSDQAASVEPQGLTRLVRDIRTIEESLGDGVKKVYESELGPMKKLRRVAGVIAESDSADREPATV; this is encoded by the coding sequence GTGAGCTCCAACTCTCGCCTCCGCACCCTCGGTGACAAGATCGCCGGACCCGGCCACCCGGTCTACGTCACCGGTGAGATCGGCATCAACCACAACGGCGACCTGGAGAACGCGTTCAAGCTGATCGACGTCGCCGCCGAGGCCGGCTGTGACGCGGTCAAGTTCCAGAAGCGAACCCCGGAGATCTGCACCCCCCGTGACCAGTGGGACATCGAGCGTGACACCCCCTGGGGCCGGATGACCTACATCGACTACCGCCACCGCGTGGAGTTCGGCGAGGACGAGTACACCGCCATCTCCGAGCACTGCAAGAAGCGCGGCATCGACTGGTTCGCCTCCCCGTGGGACACCGAGGCCGTCGCCTTCCTGGAGAAGTTCGACGTCCCGGCCCACAAGGTGGCCTCGGCCTCGCTGACCGACGACGAGCTGCTGCGCGCCCTGCGGGCGACCGGCCGCACCGTCATCCTGTCGACGGGCATGTCCACCCCCAAGCAGATCCGCCACGCGGTGGAGGTGCTGGGCAGCGACAACATCCTGCTGTGCCACGCCACCTCCACGTACCCGGCCAAGGCCGAGGAGCTCAACCTGCGCGTGATCAACACGCTGCAGGCCGAGTACCCCAACGTGCCGATCGGCTACTCCGGCCACGAGACCGGTCTGCAGACCACTCTCGCCGCCGTCGCCCTGGGTGCCGCGTTCGTCGAGCGCCACATCACCCTCGACCGCGCCATGTGGGGCTCGGACCAGGCCGCCTCCGTCGAGCCGCAGGGCCTGACGCGGCTGGTGCGGGACATCCGCACCATCGAGGAGTCCCTCGGTGACGGCGTCAAGAAGGTCTACGAGAGCGAGCTCGGCCCGATGAAGAAGCTCCGCCGTGTCGCGGGCGTCATCGCCGAGTCCGACTCCGCCGACCGCGAGCCCGCCACGGTCTGA
- a CDS encoding ABC transporter permease: MSATVTTTKSTSTPGKGNGPASRMSLGKVLLIVAGALVALSVLRAFVDAAQQSDFDRVTSSGQIAAALSMAVPIGLAGLGGLWSERAGVVNIGLEGMMILGTFFGAWAGYQTNPWVGVLAGVLGGAVGGLVHAVATVTFGVDHIISGVAMNILALGATTYLAKRWFEPLSDIGGSPKNSPQVDPIQTFTVPGLSDWLADLENHHWFLVSDVAGILGGLVTDISALTVVSILLVVGSFFALWRTSFGLRLRSCGENPTAAESLGVNVYLYKYAAVVISGALAGLGGVFLALVRSHIYNEGQTGGRGYIGLAAMLFGNWRPGGLAMGAGLFGYSDALQLRNGGATVHALLLLVALGLAALAVWRIVRKSYVAGAVSGAAAVALLLWYALTDTVPGGLVSATPYIVTLLVMGLASQRLRMPKANNRPYRKGQGT; the protein is encoded by the coding sequence ATGAGTGCCACGGTGACCACCACCAAGAGCACGAGCACGCCGGGCAAGGGGAACGGGCCCGCCTCCCGGATGTCCCTGGGCAAGGTGCTGCTGATCGTCGCCGGGGCGCTGGTCGCGCTGTCGGTGCTGCGGGCGTTCGTCGACGCCGCCCAGCAGTCGGACTTCGACCGCGTCACCTCCTCCGGGCAGATCGCCGCCGCGCTCTCCATGGCCGTGCCGATCGGCCTCGCGGGCCTCGGCGGACTGTGGTCCGAGCGGGCCGGTGTGGTCAACATCGGCCTCGAGGGCATGATGATCCTCGGCACCTTCTTCGGCGCCTGGGCGGGCTATCAGACCAACCCCTGGGTGGGCGTACTCGCGGGCGTCCTCGGCGGCGCGGTCGGCGGTCTGGTCCACGCGGTGGCCACCGTCACCTTCGGGGTGGACCACATCATCTCCGGTGTGGCGATGAACATCCTCGCCCTCGGCGCCACCACCTATCTGGCCAAGCGCTGGTTCGAGCCGCTGTCCGACATCGGCGGCTCCCCGAAGAACTCCCCGCAGGTCGACCCCATCCAGACGTTCACCGTCCCCGGACTGTCCGACTGGCTCGCGGATCTGGAGAACCACCACTGGTTCCTGGTCTCGGACGTCGCCGGCATCCTCGGCGGTCTGGTCACCGACATCTCCGCGCTGACCGTCGTCTCCATCCTCCTGGTCGTGGGCAGCTTCTTCGCCCTGTGGCGGACCTCGTTCGGACTGCGGCTGCGGTCCTGCGGTGAGAACCCGACGGCGGCCGAGTCCCTCGGCGTCAACGTCTACCTCTACAAGTACGCGGCCGTGGTGATCTCCGGCGCCCTCGCCGGGCTCGGCGGCGTCTTCCTCGCCCTCGTCCGCTCGCACATCTACAACGAGGGCCAGACCGGCGGCCGCGGCTACATCGGCCTCGCCGCCATGCTCTTCGGCAACTGGCGGCCGGGCGGGCTCGCGATGGGCGCCGGTCTCTTCGGCTACTCCGACGCCCTGCAACTGCGCAACGGCGGGGCGACCGTCCACGCCCTGCTGCTCCTGGTCGCACTCGGCCTCGCCGCGCTGGCGGTCTGGCGGATTGTCCGCAAGAGTTATGTCGCGGGCGCGGTGTCCGGCGCCGCGGCCGTCGCGCTGCTGCTGTGGTATGCCCTGACCGACACGGTCCCAGGCGGCCTGGTCAGCGCCACGCCGTACATCGTGACCCTGCTGGTCATGGGGCTCGCCTCACAGCGGCTGCGGATGCCCAAGGCGAACAACAGGCCCTATCGAAAGGGACAGGGCACATGA
- a CDS encoding BMP family lipoprotein, whose translation MRRVSTIAVAGIATAALAFSVTACGSSSEEGSKDAGIGLAYDVGGRGDHSFNDSAAKGYDKALKDFDVKGKELTAKDGDTDADRYDKLASLAEAGYNPVVGVGYAWTPSLTKAAKKYKDTDFAIVDSVVEAKNVASLVSAEHEGSYLAGVAAGLKTKSNKVGFIGGTDSALIKKFAGGFQQGLKDTNPKASLDVQWVQVGSPKGFGMPDRGKDIAEGMLSNKVDVIFSAAGGSGAGAIEATAGKKGTWSIGVDGDQYYDKGLAQYKNSIMTSMVKTVDGSVYDFIKSVIKDKKPESGVQSYDLKRGGVSLSYSGGFINDIKPKIEAAKKKIVDGQIKVNDTYKD comes from the coding sequence GTGCGCCGGGTATCCACGATAGCTGTCGCGGGCATTGCCACCGCGGCTCTCGCATTTTCCGTCACCGCGTGTGGCAGCAGCTCCGAAGAGGGAAGCAAGGACGCCGGCATCGGCCTGGCCTACGACGTCGGCGGCCGTGGCGACCACTCCTTCAACGACTCCGCCGCCAAGGGCTATGACAAGGCCCTGAAGGACTTCGACGTCAAGGGCAAGGAGCTGACGGCGAAGGACGGCGACACCGACGCCGACCGCTACGACAAGCTGGCGAGCCTCGCCGAGGCGGGCTACAACCCCGTCGTCGGCGTCGGCTACGCGTGGACCCCCTCGCTCACCAAGGCCGCGAAGAAGTACAAGGACACCGACTTCGCCATCGTCGACTCGGTCGTCGAGGCCAAGAACGTGGCCAGCCTGGTCTCCGCCGAGCACGAGGGCTCCTACCTCGCCGGCGTGGCCGCGGGCCTGAAGACCAAGTCCAACAAGGTCGGCTTCATCGGCGGCACCGACAGCGCGCTGATCAAGAAGTTCGCGGGCGGCTTCCAGCAGGGTCTGAAGGACACCAACCCCAAGGCGTCCCTGGACGTCCAGTGGGTGCAGGTCGGTTCGCCCAAGGGCTTCGGCATGCCGGACCGCGGCAAGGACATCGCCGAGGGCATGCTCTCCAACAAGGTCGACGTGATCTTCTCCGCGGCCGGCGGCTCCGGCGCGGGCGCCATCGAGGCGACCGCCGGGAAGAAGGGCACCTGGTCGATCGGCGTCGACGGCGACCAGTACTACGACAAGGGCCTGGCCCAGTACAAGAACTCGATCATGACCTCCATGGTCAAGACCGTGGACGGCTCGGTCTACGACTTCATCAAGAGCGTCATCAAGGACAAGAAGCCCGAGAGCGGCGTCCAGTCCTACGACCTCAAGCGCGGCGGCGTCTCCCTCTCGTACTCCGGCGGATTCATCAACGACATCAAGCCGAAGATCGAGGCGGCCAAGAAGAAGATCGTCGACGGCCAGATCAAGGTCAACGACACCTACAAGGACTGA
- a CDS encoding thymidine phosphorylase: protein MDAISVIRAKRDGTRLTDAQIDWVIDAYTRGEVADEQMSALAMAIFLNGMDRAEIARWTAAMIASGERMDFSSLPRPTADKHSTGGVGDKITLPLAPLVAACGAAVPQLSGRGLGHTGGTLDKLESIPGWRAQLSNEDMLAVLRDVGPVICAAGEGLAPADKKLYALRDVTGTVESIPLIASSIMSKKIAEGTGSLVLDVKVGSGAFMKDIDSARELATTMVGLGKDHGVRTTALLTDMSTPLGLTAGNALEVRESVEVLAGGGPADVVELTLALAREMLDAAGLPDADPAKALADGTAMDHWRRMIAAQGGDPDAPLPAAREHHVVTATADGVLTRLDAYAVGLAAWRLGAGRARKEDPVQAGAGVELHAKPGDRVTTGQPLLTLHTDTPSAFAYALEALKEAVTYAPQNADFIPTPIVLERIA from the coding sequence ATGGACGCCATCTCCGTCATCCGCGCCAAGCGCGACGGCACCCGCCTGACCGACGCCCAGATCGACTGGGTCATCGACGCCTACACGCGCGGCGAGGTGGCGGACGAGCAGATGTCCGCACTCGCGATGGCGATCTTCCTCAACGGCATGGACCGGGCCGAGATCGCCCGCTGGACCGCCGCGATGATCGCCTCCGGCGAGCGGATGGACTTCTCCTCCCTGCCGCGCCCGACCGCCGACAAGCACTCCACCGGCGGCGTCGGCGACAAGATCACCCTGCCGCTCGCCCCCCTCGTGGCGGCCTGCGGAGCCGCCGTACCGCAGCTCTCCGGCCGGGGCCTCGGCCACACCGGCGGCACCCTCGACAAGCTGGAGTCCATCCCCGGCTGGCGCGCACAGCTGTCCAACGAGGACATGCTGGCCGTCCTCCGCGACGTGGGCCCGGTCATCTGCGCGGCGGGCGAGGGCCTGGCCCCGGCCGACAAGAAGCTGTACGCGCTGCGCGATGTCACCGGGACGGTCGAGTCGATCCCGCTCATCGCCTCCTCGATCATGTCCAAGAAGATCGCCGAGGGCACCGGCTCCCTGGTCCTGGACGTCAAGGTCGGCTCCGGCGCCTTCATGAAGGACATCGACTCGGCGCGCGAACTGGCCACCACGATGGTCGGCCTCGGCAAGGACCACGGCGTCCGCACGACCGCCCTCCTCACCGACATGTCCACCCCGCTCGGCCTCACCGCGGGCAACGCCCTCGAGGTCCGCGAGTCCGTGGAGGTCCTGGCGGGCGGCGGCCCCGCCGATGTCGTCGAGCTCACCCTGGCCCTGGCCCGCGAAATGCTGGACGCGGCGGGCCTGCCGGACGCCGACCCCGCCAAGGCCCTGGCCGACGGCACGGCGATGGACCACTGGCGCCGCATGATCGCCGCCCAGGGCGGCGACCCGGACGCCCCGCTCCCCGCGGCGCGCGAACACCACGTCGTCACGGCCACCGCCGACGGCGTCCTCACCCGCCTCGACGCCTACGCGGTCGGCCTGGCCGCCTGGCGCCTGGGGGCGGGCCGCGCCCGTAAGGAGGACCCGGTCCAGGCGGGCGCGGGCGTCGAACTCCACGCCAAACCGGGCGACCGCGTCACCACGGGCCAGCCGCTCCTCACCCTCCACACCGACACCCCGTCGGCCTTCGCCTACGCCCTGGAGGCACTGAAGGAAGCGGTCACCTACGCCCCCCAGAACGCGGACTTCATCCCCACGCCGATCGTGCTGGAACGCATCGCCTGA
- a CDS encoding glycosyltransferase family 2 protein, with amino-acid sequence MVKLSVIVPFYNVQTYAPDTLRSLRANAREDFEFILVDDCATDGTPEILERAERDLPGAVYVRHEKNGGLATARNTGLDKSTGEYITFLDGDDWLAPGYYEQVLAAMEDLGCDFVRTDHVQCTARARSITRVPHGRRDVVMNPRDAILPADRSTSVDYPYAWAGMYHRRLADEGLLHFTHGLRTAEDRPWIWRLHREARSFAVLGVHGVFYRRGVSSSLTQIGDVRQLDFIRAFDQVIEETARDRDADALLPKAVRTYCAIISHHLGNIERFEPQVARKLRSMSAAAMKRMPQDVLKDALDSMDYERAARLRRVKRRPAGAEVAA; translated from the coding sequence GTGGTTAAGCTCTCCGTCATCGTGCCGTTCTACAACGTGCAGACCTATGCCCCCGACACGCTCAGAAGTCTGCGCGCGAACGCGCGTGAGGACTTCGAATTCATTCTCGTCGACGACTGTGCCACCGACGGGACGCCGGAGATCCTGGAGCGCGCCGAACGCGACCTTCCGGGGGCCGTCTATGTACGGCATGAGAAGAACGGTGGGCTGGCCACCGCCCGGAACACCGGCCTGGACAAATCCACCGGCGAGTACATCACCTTCCTCGACGGCGACGACTGGCTCGCCCCCGGCTACTACGAGCAAGTGCTCGCGGCGATGGAGGACTTGGGGTGCGACTTCGTCCGCACCGACCATGTCCAGTGCACCGCGCGAGCCCGCTCGATCACCCGGGTGCCGCACGGCCGCCGCGATGTGGTGATGAACCCGCGGGACGCGATCCTCCCGGCCGACCGCTCCACCTCCGTCGACTACCCCTATGCCTGGGCGGGCATGTACCACCGCCGCCTGGCCGACGAGGGGCTGCTGCACTTCACCCACGGGCTGCGCACCGCCGAGGACCGGCCCTGGATCTGGCGGCTGCACCGCGAGGCCCGCAGTTTCGCCGTCCTCGGCGTGCACGGGGTGTTCTACCGGCGCGGCGTCTCCTCCTCGCTCACCCAGATCGGGGATGTGCGCCAACTCGACTTCATTCGCGCATTCGACCAGGTCATCGAGGAAACCGCGCGGGACCGCGACGCCGACGCACTACTGCCGAAGGCCGTCCGCACCTACTGCGCGATCATTTCCCACCACCTGGGCAACATCGAGAGATTCGAACCACAAGTGGCCCGCAAACTCCGATCCATGTCGGCGGCGGCGATGAAACGCATGCCCCAGGACGTATTGAAGGACGCACTGGATTCCATGGACTACGAGCGCGCCGCACGCCTGCGGCGAGTCAAGCGCCGGCCCGCCGGGGCGGAGGTGGCGGCCTGA
- a CDS encoding amidohydrolase gives MSLDATDATPAEAPALPGTLPDELRAELIAFRRDVHMHPELGNCEFRTTAAIKARLEQAGLEPRVLPSGTGLICDIGPRDGVAPLLALRADIDGLPIPDTKTVDYRSTIADRAHACGHDVHTTVVLGAGLVLAELAREGRLARPVRLLFQPAEEVLPGGAADAIEAGVLDGVGRILALHCDPKVEVGRIGLRVGPITSACDRLEISLDGPGGHTARPHLTTDLVTATAKVITEVPALLARRVDARSGLAVTWGRVESGHACNVIPQHAELSATVRCLDLPAWREAPDLVHAAVDEIATLHRAKSEINYIRGVPPVVNEASSAELLRDAMIARRGAHAVEDTEQSLGGEDFSWYLERVPGAMARLGVRTVGDTTRRDLHAGDFDVDEGAIAVGVELFTAAVLLDRNA, from the coding sequence ATGTCCCTCGATGCGACCGATGCCACACCCGCCGAAGCGCCGGCCCTGCCCGGCACGCTCCCCGACGAGCTGCGTGCCGAACTCATCGCCTTCCGGCGCGATGTACATATGCACCCCGAACTCGGCAACTGCGAGTTCCGCACCACCGCCGCGATCAAGGCGCGGCTGGAGCAGGCGGGACTCGAGCCGCGGGTGCTGCCGTCCGGCACCGGCCTCATCTGTGACATCGGCCCACGCGATGGCGTAGCGCCCCTGCTGGCCCTGCGCGCGGACATCGACGGACTGCCCATCCCCGACACCAAGACGGTCGACTACCGCTCGACCATCGCCGACCGCGCCCACGCCTGCGGCCACGATGTGCACACCACCGTGGTGCTGGGCGCCGGTCTGGTCCTGGCCGAGCTGGCCCGCGAGGGGCGGCTGGCGCGCCCGGTGCGGCTGCTGTTCCAGCCCGCCGAGGAGGTGTTGCCCGGCGGCGCGGCCGACGCGATCGAGGCGGGCGTGCTGGACGGCGTCGGCCGGATCCTGGCGCTGCACTGCGACCCGAAGGTCGAGGTCGGCCGGATCGGGCTGCGCGTCGGGCCGATCACCTCGGCCTGCGACCGGCTGGAGATCTCGCTGGACGGGCCGGGCGGCCACACCGCGCGCCCCCATCTGACCACCGACCTGGTGACCGCCACCGCCAAGGTGATCACCGAGGTGCCCGCGCTGCTGGCCCGCCGGGTCGACGCCCGCTCGGGCCTGGCCGTCACCTGGGGCCGGGTGGAGTCGGGCCACGCCTGCAATGTGATCCCGCAGCACGCCGAGCTGTCCGCCACGGTCCGCTGCCTGGACCTGCCCGCCTGGCGGGAGGCGCCCGATCTGGTGCATGCCGCGGTGGACGAGATCGCCACCCTGCACCGCGCCAAGTCGGAGATCAACTACATCCGCGGGGTACCGCCGGTGGTCAACGAGGCGAGCTCCGCCGAGCTGCTGCGGGACGCCATGATCGCCCGCCGCGGCGCGCACGCGGTCGAGGACACCGAACAGTCCCTGGGTGGCGAGGACTTCTCCTGGTACCTGGAGCGGGTGCCCGGCGCGATGGCCCGGCTGGGCGTGCGCACGGTCGGCGACACCACCCGGCGCGACCTGCACGCGGGCGACTTCGATGTGGACGAGGGCGCGATCGCGGTGGGCGTGGAGCTGTTCACGGCCGCGGTCCTGCTCGACCGGAACGCGTAG